The Anaerolineae bacterium genome segment GGCCAGGGCCTGCCGTGCATATCCTGTTAACGTGTCGACATTTTTTGTCAAAGGCGCATAATCCGCCAGTGTTTCCAGTATTGTAAGAAAGTCGCGGATAGAAATCCTCTCCTTCAGGAGCCTTTGCAATACTTTCTGAAGCATGCCGAGCGGAACGATTTTCGGAATAAGCTCCTCTACGACTCTGGGATGGCTCACTGCCAGACTATCCAGCAAAGACTGAACTTCCTGTCTGCCTAACAGTTCATCTGCATGTGTTTTTACAATTTCAGTCAAATGGGTCGTAATAACAGAGGCCGGATCGACAACAACAAAACCCTTTGCTTGAACCGATTCTTTTTCTTTTTCATCTATCCAGACGGCAGGCAGGCCGAAAGCAGGTTCCCTTGCCTTAATTCCCGTTATTTTTACACCTTCATTTCCTGCAGTTATTGCCAGGTACTTACCTATATGTATTTCTCCTCTGGCTGCTTCAACCCCTTTCAGTTTAAAAACATATTCATCGGGCTTTATCTGCAGATTGTCTCTTATATGCACGGGAGGCATGACAAAGCCCATTTCAATGGCCATCTGCCTTCTCAACGCCTTGATTCTCTCAAGCAATTCACCGCCCTGTCCCGCGTCAACAAGAGGTATCAAACTGTATCCCATCTCAAGTTCAAGGGCATCAAGGGGCAAAAGAGCTTCTATGGATTCCTCCACCGCTTTAGCCGGCTGCTTTTCCTTCGTTTCCTTGATTTTCTTTGACGATTTAAAGGTTCTATATGCAATAACTCCAAAAACAAGAGAAATGGCCAGAAAAGATATCTTGGGCATGCCTGGAATCAGACCAAATATCAATATGATAGCAGAAGCCGTGGCAATCACCTTTGGCTTGGCAAAGAGCTGTCCTCCTACCTCACTGCCCAAATCAGATGAGGCTGTAGACCTGGAGACAAGCATGCCGGCGGCAGTCGATACAATCAGCGCCGGAATCTGCGTTACCAGCCCATCACCCACTGTAAGAAGCGTATAGATGCGAGCAGCATCCGCTATAGACATGCCCCGCTGCAGTACGCCGACAACCAAACCACCAAAAATATTTATCATGGTGATAAGAATTCCCGCGATTGCATCTCCCCT includes the following:
- the flhA gene encoding flagellar biosynthesis protein FlhA; the protein is MADSYVKTDNFADMFKGGTTAMAIGIAGILLIMMIPVHPFILDILLSFSITFSLTILLVSVYTLKPIDFSVFPSILLIATLLRLSLNVASTRLILLHGNEGTGAAGQVIKAFGAFVVGGNYVVGFIVFLVLVLINFIVITKGATRIAEVAARFTLDAMPGKQMSIDADLNAGLITDSEARSRRREIGLESNFYGAMDGAGKFVRGDAIAGILITMINIFGGLVVGVLQRGMSIADAARIYTLLTVGDGLVTQIPALIVSTAAGMLVSRSTASSDLGSEVGGQLFAKPKVIATASAIILIFGLIPGMPKISFLAISLVFGVIAYRTFKSSKKIKETKEKQPAKAVEESIEALLPLDALELEMGYSLIPLVDAGQGGELLERIKALRRQMAIEMGFVMPPVHIRDNLQIKPDEYVFKLKGVEAARGEIHIGKYLAITAGNEGVKITGIKAREPAFGLPAVWIDEKEKESVQAKGFVVVDPASVITTHLTEIVKTHADELLGRQEVQSLLDSLAVSHPRVVEELIPKIVPLGMLQKVLQRLLKERISIRDFLTILETLADYAPLTKNVDTLTGYARQALARRITEEYKDADGNITVIMVSPDIEDRINKSVQHTEYESFVAADPTLIQELAFNLKKFIKNFSDKGLPPIILCSPNVRGYLSKILENFFPNIVVLSHNEIIRDVNIKSLGMLAAKDAD